ATTCGGAAACATCATTTAACGCTGGTTCATCTGAGATAGGCATAAAAAGCAATAATAGTGCCCAAAGTAGCAATTCTTGCTGAGCAAAACCCAGTAATAGCATTAGGATACGAGCAATTTGTCCGATTCCAGCAGCCGCTTTTTGACCAAACATAGCATGAACTATATGACCGCCATCTAACTGTCCTACGGGCATTAAATTCAAGGCTGTGACCAGGATACCAATATATCCGGCTACAGCGATAGGATGCAGATCGATCGCCATTTGAGAGGTTAATTGACTCCCTAAACAAAACTTACTGAGCAAAGTTACTAATAGGGAAAATCGGGGATTGAAGGAGTCAAAGTTTAAAATTCCTGATTTTTCTGATAATGGGATCGCCAAAGACTGCTGCAACCCGAACCAGATTACGGGTAGGGTTATAGCTAATCCAGCTAAAGGGCCGGCTATACTAACATCAAATAATGCCTTGCGGTTGGGTGCGGGAGAACGCATTTGAATGAAAGCACCAAATGTTCCTAAGAAAAATGGTACAGGGAAAAACAGGGGCAAAGTAACCTTCATTTGGTAGAATTTTGCCGAAAAGTAATGCCCTAATTCGTGAATCCCTAAAATCAGCAGCAGGGGTAAAGAATATAAGAATCCTTGAGCGATTAATTCCGGTTTAGATTGAATCTTGTCAGCTATCCCATTGATTTCAATGCCACTCCAAGTAGTAGTAAATAGTGTTAGTAGTAATAGAATGATACTGAGTTGAATTTCTTTGAATAGCTCTCTTTTTCCACCTTGAGCCTGTTGCGCTTGGGGATTGGGAACTAGAGCGAAAAATGGTTTCCCACTGAAACTTTCTTGGAAAATAATAAAGAAGCGATCGCCAAACAACTTCTTGATATTGTCTGTGATTGTTTCGTAGGCTTGTTCGGGATTAGAACGCAGCTTTCCGCGACATAAAACCGCTTGGGGGAGATACTCAATTTTCTCCAGGTAATATACAGACCAAGGAAAACAGTTTCTTAAGTTGCTTTCTTCTGTAGTATCTATAGGACGGAGTTTTGATAATTCTGGGGTAGCAGTAGCTACTACCTCACCAGTAGTTGAATTTTCTCCTAATACTTGGCTGGTAGCAACTGAAGGTTGTTTGCGTCCCCACTGAAGCAATACTAGGTAAAGAATCCAACTGCCAAAAAACACCCCGACAATCGCTAGACTAGGTAAGCGATCGCCATAGGTAACGCTCAAGCCTAGAGATACTAAAATTGGCATCATTAACACCAGCCATAGTAACCAGACAGGAGTTTTCGTAATGTAAGCTACCCGACGCTTCAAAATAACGTAGGTAAAGGCTCCAACCAAAATTATCAGTACTAGTAACGAAATATCCATGAACTTTTTAGCTCAATGCATCTGTGTGGTTGAGGTCAAATCCTAGTAGAATTAAAATTTTCTCAACTCGGATGATTTGACTTAAACTAAAGCGGCGTTATCTATCTTTTGTGAATTCTCCACCACCAAACAATTTGGACAGTATCAAACCCACAATTCCCAAACCACCCCAAGGTGCTTTGAAACCACCAAAAGCCGTTTTTGACGGCATCTACGCTTTTGCCCCGAATCGAGAGACCCTAGGAGGTACAGCTTATCTTATTGTAGAAAAGTTTGGCAACGTCCTGATCGATTGTCCCCCGTGGCATGAAGTTAATCAAGAATTTATTAATAGTTGTGGTGGGGTTCGTTGGTTAATTATCACCCATCGAGGAGCTATCGCTAAAGTCGATCTAATTCAAAAAGCCTTGAGTTGTGATGTCTCGATTCAAGAGCAAGAAGCTTATCTGTTACCAGGTTTAAATGTAGTTAGCTTCCAAAAAGAGCAGTTTTTGCATGAAGATCTTAAAGTGATTTGGACTCCAGGACACTCACCAGGTTCTGCTTGCTTGTACTATCGCCATAGGGGTTTCAGTGGCGCTCAACCCAAGGGTGGGATTTTGTTTACTGGACGACATTTGTTACCCAATAGCAATGGAGAACTTGCAATTATAAGGAATTCTAAAACTTTCCATTGGCTACGTCAAATTAATAGCGTTCATCTTTTACTCAAAGAATTTAATAGTGAGGTTTTGAGTTATATTTGTCCTGGTGGCAATATAGGTTTTTTGAGAGGGCAGTTATCTATAGATAGAGCCTATGAGCGTCTATTGGAGTTAGATTTAGCTACAAAAAGCTAGATGACTGTACTTGATTACATAAATCTTAACTATTACAAGTTTACTAATTAAATCAGCCCTAGGTCAGTGGGAGCGAGAAATATCTTCAAGCCAGTGAAACTTTA
The window above is part of the Merismopedia glauca CCAP 1448/3 genome. Proteins encoded here:
- a CDS encoding MBL fold metallo-hydrolase; the protein is MNSPPPNNLDSIKPTIPKPPQGALKPPKAVFDGIYAFAPNRETLGGTAYLIVEKFGNVLIDCPPWHEVNQEFINSCGGVRWLIITHRGAIAKVDLIQKALSCDVSIQEQEAYLLPGLNVVSFQKEQFLHEDLKVIWTPGHSPGSACLYYRHRGFSGAQPKGGILFTGRHLLPNSNGELAIIRNSKTFHWLRQINSVHLLLKEFNSEVLSYICPGGNIGFLRGQLSIDRAYERLLELDLATKS
- a CDS encoding site-2 protease family protein, with the protein product MDISLLVLIILVGAFTYVILKRRVAYITKTPVWLLWLVLMMPILVSLGLSVTYGDRLPSLAIVGVFFGSWILYLVLLQWGRKQPSVATSQVLGENSTTGEVVATATPELSKLRPIDTTEESNLRNCFPWSVYYLEKIEYLPQAVLCRGKLRSNPEQAYETITDNIKKLFGDRFFIIFQESFSGKPFFALVPNPQAQQAQGGKRELFKEIQLSIILLLLTLFTTTWSGIEINGIADKIQSKPELIAQGFLYSLPLLLILGIHELGHYFSAKFYQMKVTLPLFFPVPFFLGTFGAFIQMRSPAPNRKALFDVSIAGPLAGLAITLPVIWFGLQQSLAIPLSEKSGILNFDSFNPRFSLLVTLLSKFCLGSQLTSQMAIDLHPIAVAGYIGILVTALNLMPVGQLDGGHIVHAMFGQKAAAGIGQIARILMLLLGFAQQELLLWALLLLFMPISDEPALNDVSELDNRRDFLGLISLIILASILIPVPEALRAWLNV